A genomic window from Salvia miltiorrhiza cultivar Shanhuang (shh) chromosome 5, IMPLAD_Smil_shh, whole genome shotgun sequence includes:
- the LOC130986425 gene encoding PR5-like receptor kinase: protein MLNLFAGNNRLQKILFIGGITITAFTSSLIIIFVSIRRKRAKVKQEHDRDIELFLKNNGNLAPMRYKYSSIKKMTNSFTENLGRGGFGSVYKGHFPDGHLVAVKVLNESNENGEDFMNEVASISRTSHINIVTLLGFCFEGSKRALIYDFMPNGSLEKYICNNASSSAESRLEWDKLFEIALGIARGLEYLHQGCNTRILHLDIKPQNILLDKDMNPRISDFGLAKLCPNRSSIVSMMVARGTIGYIAPEVFSRNFGEVSYKCDVYSYGMLVLEMVGGRRNIDRREVDRTSEIYFPHYLYKQLEMNAERDGNLARNFNEEDESQFVKRNLMIVGLWCIQTNPKDRPSMKRVVEMLEGKLGSLEIPPKPYLYSPPRAAPSYSASESL from the exons ATGTTGAATTTATTTGCAGGAAATAATAGACTTCAAAAGATCCTTTTCATAG GAGGTATCACCATAACCGCTTTTACATCCTCTTTGATAATTATATTCGTTTCAATTCGGAGGAAGCGTGCAAAGGTGAAACAAGAGCATGATAGAGACATTGAACTCTTTCTCAAGAACAATGGCAATCTTGCACCAATGAGATACAAATACTCTAGTATCAAGAAAATGACAAACTCATTTACTGAAAACTTGGGAAGAGGAGGGTTTGGCAGTGTCTACAAAGGACATTTTCCCGATGGTCATCTTGTAGCAGTGAAGGTCTTGAACGAATCTAATGAAAATGGGGAAGATTTCATGAATGAGGTTGCCAGTATTAGCAGAACTTCCCATATTAATATTGTCACGCTTTTAGGATTTTGTTTCGAAGGTTCTAAAAGAGCTCTCATTTATGATTTCATGCCTAATGGATCTCTTGAAAAGTACATTTGCAACAATGCTTCGTCATCTGCAGAATCTAGGTTGGAGTGGGATAAGTTGTTTGAGATCGCACTTGGCATTGCTCGAGGGCTAGAGTACTTGCATCAAGGCTGCAATACGAGAATTCTTCATTTGGACATTAAGCCTCAGAACATTCTTCTAGATAAGGACATGAATCCAAGAATTTCAGATTTTGGGCTTGCTAAATTGTGTCCAAACCGATCGAGCATAGTCTCTATGATGGTGGCAAGAGGCACAATAGGGTACATTGCCCCTGAAGTATTTTCTAGAAACTTTGGGGAAGTCTCTTATAAGTGTGATGTGTATAGTTATGGTATGTTGGTGTTGGAAATGGTTGGAGGAAGGAGAAACATTGATCGAAGAGAAGTAGATCGTACGAGTGAAATATACTTCCCACATTACCTCTACAAGCAGCTTGAGATGAATGCAGAAAGAGATGGAAATCTTGCTAGAAATTtcaatgaagaagatgaaagcCAGTTTGTAAAGAGAAACTTGATGATTGTTGGGTTATGGTGCATTCAGACGAACCCTAAGGATCGACCATCGATGAAGAGGGTTGTAGAGATGTTGGAAGGGAAACTTGGATCATTGGAGATTCCACCCAAACCTTACCTTTACTCTCCACCAAGAGCAGCACCAAGCTATTCAGCTTCTGAATCTCTGTAG